A part of Terriglobus roseus genomic DNA contains:
- a CDS encoding c-type cytochrome, producing the protein MKQKSQWWWMVIVLASLPSILKAQQPAAEGHAGASPAGPQGRLQTEPYNAPRPPVAPAVIAHGKEVFSANCSFCHGDDARGGSVGPNLIRNKVVLDDQNGELIEPVVHGSRQAEGMPKFNLANDDIVAIAGWLHSQPLGNRGAPSTLDIVVGNTQMGKAYFDGAGKCSTCHSVTGDFAGIGGKYSPKDLQNAIVSGRAGRGRGGKTVTVTSGGRTVEGRLDHLDAFNVSLTQKDGTHMSFEIINGAPQVVVHDPLQTHVDMLRTWKNSDLRNLTAYLTTLK; encoded by the coding sequence ATGAAGCAAAAATCGCAGTGGTGGTGGATGGTGATAGTACTGGCATCCTTGCCATCCATCCTGAAAGCTCAGCAGCCGGCAGCAGAGGGCCATGCCGGTGCCAGCCCGGCGGGCCCGCAAGGCCGCCTGCAAACCGAGCCCTACAACGCCCCTCGGCCACCGGTAGCTCCCGCTGTAATAGCGCACGGCAAAGAAGTGTTCAGCGCCAACTGCAGCTTCTGCCACGGCGACGATGCGCGTGGGGGATCGGTGGGCCCAAACCTGATCCGCAACAAGGTGGTGCTGGACGATCAGAATGGCGAGCTCATCGAACCCGTCGTACACGGTAGCCGGCAGGCTGAGGGCATGCCCAAGTTCAACCTGGCTAATGATGACATTGTCGCCATCGCTGGGTGGTTGCACAGCCAGCCGCTAGGCAACAGGGGTGCGCCTTCAACGCTGGACATCGTGGTGGGCAATACTCAGATGGGTAAGGCCTACTTCGACGGTGCCGGCAAATGCAGCACATGCCACTCCGTCACCGGAGATTTTGCTGGCATCGGCGGCAAGTACTCGCCGAAAGATTTGCAGAACGCAATCGTCTCCGGTCGCGCGGGTCGCGGTAGAGGTGGGAAGACTGTGACCGTGACCTCTGGTGGACGGACAGTTGAGGGCCGCCTGGATCACCTGGATGCATTCAACGTCTCGCTAACTCAGAAGGACGGCACACACATGAGCTTCGAGATCATCAACGGCGCACCGCAGGTGGTGGTTCACGATCCTCTGCAGACGCACGTAGACATGCTGCGGACCTGGAAAAACAGTGATCTCCGCAACCTGACGGCGTACCTGACAACATTGAAATAG
- a CDS encoding NAD-dependent epimerase/dehydratase family protein — protein sequence MIALVTGANGLIGANLCRALLKDGYEVRAFVRTSSDLSAIKDLSLAIVYGDVLQPETLLPAVAGCDVVFHVASVFSYWGITDDDLEKTAVDGVSNVLIAARTASVKRVVLTSSSVVFGSSSYTAVRSETDAPDETSSPAYCLSKLHQERTALKLAADLDLDLVVVNPCMTVGPHDTKLSPSNGIIIAYLSDPFRTTFPGGCNIVSATDVARGHILAAEKGRRGECYLLGSENMEWSLIHRTVGELCGVSGPQFYANHTISFLAATAHEMWAQFSGTRPTTTREQAKMVGQFYWYSHAKAADELGYAPGPARAALATAIASLVAGKHVSIPLRQTLSLGREVYDARAALMKEAP from the coding sequence ATGATCGCTCTTGTCACAGGCGCAAATGGTCTCATCGGCGCAAACCTTTGTCGTGCTTTGCTCAAGGATGGATATGAGGTGCGCGCCTTCGTGCGCACCAGCAGCGACCTGAGTGCGATCAAGGATCTATCTCTCGCCATCGTTTACGGCGATGTACTGCAACCGGAGACACTGCTTCCTGCTGTCGCCGGTTGCGATGTCGTTTTCCATGTGGCTTCCGTGTTTTCGTACTGGGGCATCACCGATGATGACCTGGAGAAGACTGCCGTTGATGGCGTATCTAACGTATTGATTGCAGCACGCACCGCGAGCGTGAAGCGCGTAGTACTTACGTCTTCGTCGGTGGTGTTCGGCTCTTCCAGTTACACCGCAGTACGGTCAGAGACGGATGCGCCCGATGAAACATCGTCGCCAGCATATTGCCTCAGTAAGCTGCACCAGGAACGTACGGCACTAAAACTCGCTGCAGACCTTGACCTTGATCTTGTGGTCGTCAACCCATGCATGACGGTAGGTCCGCACGACACAAAACTTAGTCCAAGCAACGGCATCATCATCGCCTATCTCTCCGATCCTTTTCGCACTACCTTTCCCGGTGGGTGCAACATCGTATCCGCGACCGACGTCGCTCGGGGGCATATTCTCGCTGCTGAGAAGGGAAGACGTGGTGAGTGCTACCTGCTTGGTTCCGAAAACATGGAGTGGTCGCTGATTCATCGCACCGTCGGTGAACTCTGCGGTGTCTCCGGTCCTCAGTTCTACGCAAACCACACCATCAGCTTTCTGGCCGCGACCGCGCATGAGATGTGGGCGCAGTTTTCTGGCACGCGCCCAACCACAACACGCGAACAAGCGAAAATGGTTGGGCAGTTCTACTGGTACAGCCATGCGAAGGCGGCAGATGAACTGGGCTATGCGCCAGGACCCGCGCGTGCTGCACTTGCCACTGCCATCGCCTCACTGGTAGCTGGCAAACATGTTTCCATTCCGCTGCGGCAAACGCTCTCGCTCGGCCGCGAAGTCTACGACGCACGCGCAGCACTCATGAAGGAAGCACCGTGA
- a CDS encoding LuxR C-terminal-related transcriptional regulator, with protein MNPISRVVRIVLIDDHVLFREGLRSVLEGNDAFSIVGTASTLPDALELCAKGPSFDLALIDYQLHTDDNTANGLEVLRTLRASRPEANAIVLTGGLPTDTLLEILKQHRAGVFLKTEPVSELLIAIEKTLRGEVAISAKAAEALLQATELGNTAAAPASFSERDLLVLRLITEGLANKEIAIHLNTSESNVKAILQRLFEKTGVRSRSQLVRYVFEFNLELS; from the coding sequence ATGAACCCCATTTCGCGAGTCGTCAGAATCGTGCTCATCGATGATCATGTCCTTTTTCGTGAAGGCCTGCGTAGCGTTCTGGAAGGCAACGATGCTTTCAGCATAGTCGGAACTGCGTCTACGCTGCCCGATGCATTGGAGCTTTGCGCGAAAGGACCTAGCTTCGATCTGGCACTTATCGATTATCAGTTGCACACAGATGACAACACCGCGAACGGTCTTGAGGTTCTTCGAACACTTCGCGCTAGCCGCCCCGAAGCCAACGCCATAGTGCTGACTGGCGGGCTACCGACAGATACTTTGCTCGAGATTCTGAAGCAACATCGAGCAGGTGTCTTCCTCAAGACAGAGCCCGTCTCGGAACTCCTGATAGCAATCGAGAAGACCTTACGTGGTGAAGTTGCTATCTCCGCGAAAGCAGCAGAAGCGTTGTTGCAAGCAACAGAACTGGGCAACACCGCCGCTGCACCCGCGTCCTTCAGTGAGCGCGATCTCCTTGTTTTGCGGCTAATCACGGAGGGTCTCGCGAACAAAGAGATCGCCATACATCTGAACACCTCTGAGAGCAACGTTAAGGCGATCCTCCAACGTCTTTTTGAGAAGACGGGTGTTCGATCCCGCTCCCAGCTCGTTCGCTATGTCTTCGAATTCAATTTGGAGCTTTCTTGA
- a CDS encoding ATP-binding protein: protein MSSRVGILLAASVCTAVSEATDAYVWNVREGIARDLVTLIAFAAVGLYVREFVTKQETERLHVQALSDENAARIEAEEQLTLLIGNSALSILTMSDDGSVLQANIAAQRMFSGKDEDTQIVGLKIDTLLPSLGRVMARSAEGRNMRTMMQAQGVRFDGEPFLSEVWFSNYSTSLGRRTAAMVVDISEEFRNREESVTEQLLNNSRLAVGAMAHEMRNVVGAIQLVMQSLASDSPVFVQSTNMVAMRELVSTLETMASSQLSYVKRNAAQISLNQFLSELYVVARAILSEYDIELLWDVPQNHPSVWADTEGLMQVFLNLLRNSRSALLHTTNARVRIQSRVVEDRVEITCSDNGPGVADPAKLFRPFQSSRPVTGLGLYLSRAILNSFRGELRFVPKEEGAEFVVELEVVQA from the coding sequence TGCACAGCAGTATCGGAAGCTACCGATGCATACGTCTGGAACGTGCGCGAGGGCATCGCGCGTGATTTGGTCACTCTCATCGCATTCGCGGCGGTTGGGCTTTATGTAAGAGAATTTGTAACCAAACAGGAAACAGAGCGGCTGCACGTTCAAGCACTCAGCGATGAGAATGCTGCACGTATCGAGGCTGAAGAGCAGCTAACTCTTCTTATCGGTAACTCAGCCCTTTCTATCCTCACGATGAGCGACGATGGCTCCGTTTTGCAGGCAAACATTGCAGCCCAACGTATGTTCTCGGGCAAGGATGAAGATACGCAAATTGTAGGGCTCAAGATTGACACACTTCTCCCATCCTTAGGTCGCGTGATGGCACGTTCCGCGGAAGGACGAAACATGAGGACGATGATGCAGGCGCAGGGAGTTCGATTTGATGGCGAACCCTTCCTGAGCGAAGTATGGTTCTCAAATTACTCCACAAGCCTCGGCAGACGAACAGCAGCCATGGTCGTGGATATCTCTGAAGAATTTCGCAACCGAGAGGAGTCTGTCACCGAACAGCTACTCAACAACTCACGCCTCGCAGTTGGCGCGATGGCGCATGAAATGCGCAACGTAGTGGGTGCGATCCAGTTGGTGATGCAATCGCTCGCGTCGGACTCGCCCGTGTTTGTCCAGAGTACGAATATGGTTGCGATGAGAGAGCTTGTCTCAACCCTTGAAACTATGGCTTCAAGTCAACTTTCCTACGTCAAACGAAATGCCGCACAAATCTCGCTAAATCAATTCCTATCCGAACTGTATGTTGTCGCACGCGCCATCCTTTCGGAATACGACATCGAGTTGCTTTGGGACGTTCCTCAAAATCATCCTTCTGTGTGGGCTGATACCGAAGGTCTTATGCAAGTCTTCTTGAACTTGCTACGCAATTCTCGCTCAGCGCTCTTACATACGACGAATGCGCGCGTTCGTATTCAAAGCCGCGTTGTAGAAGATCGTGTAGAGATCACTTGTTCGGACAATGGTCCTGGTGTAGCAGATCCCGCAAAACTCTTTCGCCCATTCCAATCGTCACGACCCGTGACAGGTCTCGGGCTATATCTGTCACGGGCCATTCTAAACAGCTTCCGCGGAGAACTACGCTTCGTTCCGAAAGAAGAAGGGGCCGAATTCGTTGTGGAACTTGAGGTGGTGCAGGCATGA
- a CDS encoding acido-empty-quinoprotein group A, translating to MTNTMMRLMAGLSFLLPMALQGQTTAAAGVGLDPATLTQQLAQPATTSWPTYAGDYSQRRYSVLDQVNRTNVKDLTLAWKSVALTAGPGGGAGARRGFGPPGFVAPTIVGGVTETPVPVPGSSSGSPRITGSILQVNGVLYISSPDNAWAMDARDGTVLWHYCWTTRGGDHIGNRGMAMYGDTLYFEVPEDYLVALDAKTGKERWHKEIAPYTQQYFSTTAPVVVGNHVLVGTSSNLDQPGFLQSFNAETGELQWKTFLVPMKKGDPGWDTWGSMDAAQHGGAMPWLSGSYDPATKLYIFGTGNPIPAYSVAPRGKDAKDTNLFTCSIVALDVETGKMAWYYQTSPDDTHDWDSVQAPVFVDGTFEGKPRKLVMEATRNGYFFVLDRVTGQHLLTTKYSPAANWATGVNANGNPIRDPDQDSTVAGSLVSPTNGGSVNWQPPSFSPQTGLFYVGLHQGYAMYYLTQTDPKQIMGLGGKEEVPVGSYPSSIVGIDYRTGKTVYNYVFPEDGSPTGLLTTAGHLLFSGDGSGNLVAYDTSTPKPLWHARIGNVSNAPETYLLDGRQYILTVTGDTVYAFRLSQ from the coding sequence GTGACGAACACAATGATGCGGCTCATGGCCGGGTTGTCTTTCCTGTTGCCGATGGCGCTGCAGGGCCAAACAACAGCAGCGGCTGGCGTGGGGCTGGACCCGGCCACTTTGACACAGCAGTTGGCGCAGCCGGCAACCACTTCATGGCCGACCTATGCGGGCGATTACTCACAGCGGCGCTATAGCGTTCTTGACCAGGTAAACCGCACCAACGTCAAGGATCTGACGCTGGCTTGGAAGAGCGTAGCTCTTACCGCCGGACCGGGCGGTGGAGCAGGGGCACGGCGAGGCTTCGGGCCGCCGGGATTTGTCGCGCCGACCATTGTGGGTGGCGTCACTGAGACACCGGTCCCGGTCCCGGGTTCCAGCAGTGGCTCTCCTCGCATCACCGGTTCCATCCTCCAGGTGAATGGCGTGCTCTACATCTCGTCGCCTGACAATGCCTGGGCCATGGATGCTCGCGATGGCACGGTCCTGTGGCATTACTGTTGGACAACGCGCGGCGGCGATCACATTGGCAATCGCGGCATGGCCATGTACGGCGATACGCTGTACTTCGAGGTGCCTGAGGACTACCTTGTGGCGCTGGACGCGAAGACGGGTAAGGAGCGGTGGCACAAGGAGATTGCACCCTATACTCAGCAGTACTTCTCAACCACTGCGCCAGTGGTGGTGGGCAATCACGTCCTCGTTGGCACCAGCAGTAACCTCGATCAGCCGGGCTTCCTCCAGTCGTTCAACGCCGAAACGGGTGAACTGCAATGGAAGACCTTCCTGGTGCCAATGAAAAAAGGTGATCCGGGATGGGATACCTGGGGCAGCATGGACGCGGCCCAGCACGGCGGTGCTATGCCCTGGCTCTCCGGCTCCTACGATCCGGCAACCAAGCTTTACATCTTCGGCACCGGGAATCCGATCCCTGCCTATTCGGTTGCTCCGCGCGGTAAGGACGCGAAAGACACCAATCTGTTCACCTGCTCGATCGTCGCGCTCGATGTCGAAACAGGCAAAATGGCCTGGTACTACCAGACCTCGCCCGACGACACCCACGATTGGGATTCCGTGCAGGCCCCGGTTTTTGTCGATGGTACGTTCGAAGGCAAGCCTCGCAAGCTGGTAATGGAAGCGACCCGCAACGGTTACTTCTTCGTCCTGGACCGCGTGACCGGGCAGCATCTGCTGACCACGAAGTATTCACCGGCGGCGAATTGGGCGACCGGGGTGAACGCGAACGGCAATCCGATTCGAGATCCAGATCAGGACTCGACGGTGGCCGGTTCGCTGGTCTCACCCACCAACGGTGGCTCGGTCAACTGGCAGCCGCCCAGCTTTTCCCCGCAGACAGGTCTGTTCTACGTCGGTCTGCATCAGGGATACGCGATGTACTACCTCACACAGACCGATCCGAAGCAGATCATGGGGTTGGGAGGCAAGGAAGAAGTCCCCGTGGGCTCTTACCCTAGCTCGATTGTCGGCATTGACTATCGCACCGGCAAGACCGTGTACAACTATGTCTTCCCGGAGGACGGCTCTCCCACGGGACTGCTCACCACGGCAGGACATCTGCTGTTTTCCGGTGACGGCTCCGGCAATCTGGTGGCCTATGACACCAGCACGCCAAAACCGCTGTGGCACGCCCGCATCGGCAACGTGTCCAACGCTCCAGAGACCTATCTGCTGGATGGCCGGCAGTACATCCTGACGGTAACGGGCGACACGGTATACGCCTTTCGGCTATCGCAATGA
- a CDS encoding cupin domain-containing protein — protein sequence MKYLAVACLLMGCGMGLGQSSAAPTMGTGELAKARVFTPEQGSVRTMANGGQSRDILHAALATGEPVSIHESTQPVGAKPNPPHTIQHSEFILVREGTLLFEHDGVSEKAEPGSVIYVAYGTMHTVRNVGDTPAKYMVIAIGGDQK from the coding sequence ATGAAATATCTTGCAGTGGCTTGTTTGCTGATGGGGTGCGGTATGGGTCTTGGGCAAAGTTCTGCAGCGCCTACGATGGGTACGGGAGAGCTGGCGAAGGCGCGGGTGTTTACGCCGGAACAGGGCAGCGTGCGCACGATGGCGAACGGTGGGCAGAGCCGTGACATTCTGCATGCAGCATTGGCCACCGGAGAGCCGGTCTCGATCCATGAGTCCACGCAGCCGGTCGGAGCCAAGCCGAATCCACCGCATACCATTCAGCACTCAGAATTCATCCTGGTGCGCGAAGGAACGCTGCTCTTTGAACATGATGGCGTTTCGGAGAAGGCCGAGCCTGGCAGCGTGATCTACGTGGCCTATGGGACGATGCATACGGTTCGCAACGTGGGGGACACGCCCGCGAAGTATATGGTGATCGCGATCGGTGGAGATCAGAAGTAG
- a CDS encoding DUF362 domain-containing protein, producing MNDSTQGVVVALVTDPQDKFACFDEAVSQAGLLQVLNLRCEQTSTSAAQLTIFIKPDLNFYFKPATCITDPALVEHLVDWLHNAGYTNVTIGTAQNSSGFWLENRDPLIVADLAGYRFETTQQNAYDFSDLSEDLCDAGFPATSILSGSSLNASWKNADFRISFAKAKTDDEFSFAGTAQNLIGVLPLQDTELQYYHRLRPEDVCSELLQHTPVHFAIVDAYLANHGSAGSRCAMPLAVSTIIASSSATLADWTLANKFGVDPYTSPIVAKLLREQGLPSQYSVIGDLTPFPAVKNVHPMVADAVAKRNGSLEVQRTAIAWLQSVDRLLFPFKDAMTDRINSTLAAQFGSLDADPLSFAAFLSLNYTLGSANQLNDASKVMFAKDKLKWMERPLNISLQDLTAADYEASQDYMEPLEQLVLQFPPDANGMRLHTLDHSILFHVSREIPIPFDDFVAKVDITRSIRMMNDYIGGSCVPVFRDKAGRVTHQAERNIYLPQPNYTAPSGGQPIDVSKLEFARYTENEQKIWWRTIKSENNSARFDDGIVIFKRTPANEVEITIVGRQEFSLPVFWQMMQLDLNPALKNYLVADAYKNFFTKTIANFTAQFEQREYRVGQPWTAADTQPKPASAKLSNSLSELTDSARVAVDRLTSKLSLRTTPPPPIYVDADGFSHFAPSSNTPDAAASPVSSLIDKAQLQSVTDGAVDFLRDLARAIQRDVAPNRTQNPES from the coding sequence AGCTGTTTCGCAGGCGGGCTTGTTGCAGGTACTAAACCTGCGGTGCGAGCAGACAAGTACTTCGGCCGCCCAGTTAACTATCTTCATCAAGCCCGACCTGAACTTCTATTTCAAGCCTGCCACCTGCATCACCGACCCTGCATTGGTAGAGCATCTGGTTGATTGGCTGCACAACGCTGGATACACCAATGTAACGATTGGCACAGCTCAGAACAGCTCAGGGTTTTGGTTGGAAAATCGCGACCCACTTATCGTGGCAGACCTCGCGGGCTATCGCTTCGAAACCACGCAACAGAATGCATACGATTTCTCAGACCTTAGCGAAGATCTTTGCGATGCGGGGTTTCCTGCAACCAGCATCCTCAGCGGTTCGTCCCTCAATGCTTCGTGGAAGAATGCGGATTTTCGCATCAGCTTCGCGAAGGCAAAGACCGATGATGAGTTCAGCTTTGCTGGCACAGCGCAAAACCTGATTGGCGTTTTGCCGTTGCAGGACACTGAGTTGCAGTACTATCACCGTCTGCGCCCGGAAGATGTGTGCAGTGAGTTGCTGCAACACACGCCTGTTCATTTCGCTATTGTGGATGCGTACCTGGCGAACCATGGCAGCGCAGGTTCGCGATGCGCAATGCCGCTCGCTGTCTCAACGATCATCGCAAGCAGCAGCGCAACCTTGGCGGACTGGACGCTCGCAAATAAGTTTGGCGTCGATCCATACACGTCTCCCATTGTGGCGAAACTACTACGTGAACAGGGTCTACCGTCTCAGTATTCGGTCATTGGAGATCTGACGCCGTTTCCCGCAGTAAAGAATGTTCATCCCATGGTGGCCGATGCTGTGGCCAAACGAAATGGATCGCTCGAAGTGCAGCGCACTGCCATTGCCTGGCTGCAGAGTGTGGATCGGCTGCTCTTTCCATTTAAGGACGCGATGACGGACAGGATCAACAGCACACTTGCCGCGCAGTTCGGCAGCCTGGATGCAGACCCACTCTCGTTCGCCGCCTTTCTAAGTCTGAATTACACACTGGGAAGCGCAAACCAACTCAATGATGCATCGAAGGTGATGTTTGCGAAGGACAAGTTGAAGTGGATGGAGCGTCCGCTCAACATCTCTTTGCAGGATTTAACGGCGGCAGACTATGAAGCGTCGCAGGACTACATGGAACCGCTGGAACAACTGGTGCTGCAGTTCCCGCCGGATGCCAATGGAATGCGGCTTCACACCCTCGATCATTCCATCCTGTTCCATGTCTCGCGTGAAATCCCAATCCCATTCGATGACTTTGTGGCAAAGGTGGATATTACCCGTTCCATTCGCATGATGAACGATTACATCGGTGGCTCGTGTGTTCCCGTTTTTCGCGATAAGGCTGGTCGTGTGACGCATCAGGCGGAGCGCAACATCTATCTGCCGCAGCCCAATTACACGGCGCCGAGCGGAGGCCAACCGATCGATGTTTCCAAACTTGAGTTTGCGCGATACACGGAGAACGAGCAGAAAATCTGGTGGCGCACCATCAAGAGTGAAAATAACTCCGCAAGGTTCGATGATGGCATCGTTATCTTCAAGCGGACACCTGCGAATGAAGTGGAAATCACCATCGTTGGGCGGCAGGAGTTTTCTCTTCCGGTGTTCTGGCAGATGATGCAACTTGACCTGAATCCCGCGCTCAAGAACTACCTCGTGGCGGATGCGTATAAGAACTTCTTCACGAAGACAATCGCAAACTTCACCGCGCAATTTGAGCAACGAGAATACCGCGTTGGCCAGCCCTGGACTGCTGCCGACACACAGCCTAAGCCTGCTTCCGCGAAGCTCTCCAACTCACTCAGCGAGCTTACCGATAGTGCACGCGTTGCGGTCGACCGTCTTACATCGAAGCTCTCGCTGCGTACGACGCCTCCTCCACCCATCTATGTGGATGCGGACGGTTTCTCACACTTCGCGCCGTCGTCCAATACGCCAGATGCTGCAGCCAGCCCGGTATCTTCATTGATCGACAAAGCTCAACTGCAATCTGTTACGGATGGCGCAGTCGATTTCTTGAGAGATTTAGCCAGGGCTATTCAGCGAGACGTCGCACCGAATCGCACACAGAATCCGGAGAGTTGA
- a CDS encoding sugar phosphate isomerase/epimerase family protein translates to MTYTRRQFGKLAATTLPFAAAAASYPRSLFAQGKPNSVFSGVQVGIITAYSYHNMPDDARSLVSYMVRDGISATESHDEPLAEFLGAPKAPARPRPVAAPAAGAGRPASVPPAGEPRAPRAPSPEQLAYQEALNKWRLATPPAKFEEVRKLYNDAGIWIYGFKMSLTNAMPDELYDWTFEVVKVLGANQLTMEMPDGDSALTARIGKFALKHKTRVGYHAHLQATPTTWDEAMSQSPYNCINLDIGHYTAAGNHDAVAFVQKNHERITSVHLKDRKFKENGGANMPWGQGDTPIKEVLALMKKDKYKFPATIELEYQPPEGSNSEKEIVKCLAYAKAALA, encoded by the coding sequence ATGACGTATACGCGACGGCAGTTCGGCAAGCTGGCAGCAACCACTCTCCCATTCGCCGCGGCTGCAGCGTCATACCCGAGGTCGCTCTTTGCCCAGGGCAAACCTAATTCCGTATTCAGCGGCGTCCAGGTCGGAATCATCACGGCGTACAGCTACCACAACATGCCGGACGACGCCCGATCCCTGGTGAGTTACATGGTCAGGGACGGCATCAGTGCGACCGAGAGCCATGACGAGCCGTTGGCAGAGTTCCTGGGTGCTCCGAAGGCGCCTGCCCGGCCGCGGCCCGTCGCTGCCCCTGCTGCGGGTGCCGGACGTCCTGCCTCCGTCCCCCCTGCCGGTGAGCCGCGGGCTCCTCGTGCTCCAAGCCCGGAACAACTCGCCTATCAGGAAGCACTCAACAAGTGGCGTCTTGCAACGCCGCCTGCCAAGTTCGAAGAAGTTCGCAAGTTGTACAACGACGCAGGCATTTGGATCTACGGTTTCAAAATGAGCCTGACCAACGCGATGCCGGATGAGCTATATGACTGGACGTTCGAGGTAGTGAAGGTTCTTGGCGCGAATCAGTTGACGATGGAGATGCCGGATGGCGATTCTGCCCTGACCGCGCGCATAGGCAAGTTTGCGCTCAAGCACAAAACGAGGGTTGGGTATCATGCCCATCTGCAAGCGACACCAACGACCTGGGATGAGGCAATGTCGCAGTCACCTTACAACTGCATCAATCTCGACATCGGCCACTATACCGCCGCTGGCAATCACGATGCTGTTGCCTTCGTGCAGAAGAATCATGAGCGCATCACCAGCGTGCACCTCAAGGATCGCAAGTTCAAAGAAAATGGCGGCGCGAACATGCCATGGGGACAGGGCGACACTCCCATCAAGGAAGTGCTGGCACTGATGAAGAAGGATAAGTATAAGTTTCCGGCCACGATCGAGCTGGAGTACCAGCCGCCCGAAGGATCAAACAGCGAGAAAGAAATTGTGAAGTGCCTTGCGTATGCGAAGGCCGCATTAGCATAG